In Sphaeramia orbicularis chromosome 5, fSphaOr1.1, whole genome shotgun sequence, a genomic segment contains:
- the LOC115419705 gene encoding LOW QUALITY PROTEIN: ataxin-7-like (The sequence of the model RefSeq protein was modified relative to this genomic sequence to represent the inferred CDS: inserted 1 base in 1 codon; deleted 4 bases in 3 codons), whose protein sequence is MSERAEDDVRGELRRAARQQLKQQQIQRGEASTAMATVAERRSLPSPEIMLGQPWSNWVDASKLHGNDGAESEESFKDFGKNREAMRLCREDMPIFGQCPAQDDXYLVMCSHCSQVVKPQAFQAHYERRHSSASKPGSTSPFPVSGRNRSSGSGLGPGLGSGSVAGVASGGILSRPSTAGSSLSSSSTSSSSSNSKLLKPPKEKLPGIQRRPPFSPFRVLQPDKILTPAVKVEKMHLNVDSSAKLVQTLSAPATTSSSSTSSSSTTVSSNTTTITTSSSSALKPGLNCPSIPKPPLLAPGQIPNGKGHLTVHSDKKQDSSSSASSRRHVNKKVTEREFNPDVHCGVVDMTARKPCTRSLTCKTHSLSQRRAVPGRRKRFDTLLAEHKNRAREREREREVHQTHSQQTPPLRDTHPSSHLTTAHDPHQVSHGNGPALDVTKPLPLGKPKFHSPGLPRLNSSHGGGTPGDPAVVHESPHHPQTAPDGFSRPSSDEGENEEREENADKLDCHYSGYHPRPAAYCTFGSRLFGRGCYSFDRRWDRVRCALTTMMDKHVNSQMWKKIPLALENSSSVAPTHRTSTNYHGSTPSSGFLGPPATLPQTPYSQSYEGKSVLSYGTTLNARSSPQGGAEHPAYGTTQARQVSSSPQMPSAHSSSSSSSAPSLASGRALKSRSSSSNTTKSASSFRPKEISSGSTTPVIPNSTSGGSSGANSNSSSTSFSSGKKRKNSSLLSSSHGSSESSSNANYSSSSSFQKNCANVGSSGSTYHHSSLGPSSSSSLSSSHSGVHSVGLNCGPTVRTNSLSLKAEPSGGSAGGSSGPPARGPPSGSPAESIKRMSVVMNSSDSTLSLGPFVHHQSSSSSDHHTSFSHHSSDGRLEGKKRKNSPASSSVNSGGGGGGLGGGGPGPGRSKVAKSPAINNIHGKHGRSIPGTPGLPNNSHLHQPKARP, encoded by the exons ACATGCCCATTTTTGGCCAGTGTCCAGCACAAGATG TCTACCTGGTGATGTGCAGCCATTGCAGTCAG GTAGTGAAGCCCCAAGCCTTCCAAGCACACTATG AGAGAAGACACAGTTCAGCCAGCAAGCCAGGATCCACCTCGCCCTTCCCAGTGTCGGGCAGGAACCGGAGCAGTGGCAGTGGGCTTGGGCCTGGCTTAGGCTCAGGGTCTGTTGCTGGAGTGGCAAGTGGAGGGATTCTCAGCCGACCTTCCACCGCTGGATCCAGCCTATCCTCCTCTTCGACCTCGTCATCCTCCTCCAATTCCAAACTCCTCAAACCACCCAAAGAGAAGCTGCCAGGCATTCAGCGAAGACCACCCTTTTCCCCCTTCAGGGTGCTGCAGCCGGACAAGAT CCTCACCCCGGCTGTCAAGGTGGAGAAGATGCATCTGAATGTGGAC TCGTCAGCTAAGCTGGTGCAGACTCTCTCTGCCCCCGCCACCACCTCATCCTCCTCCACATCCTCCTCTAGCACCACTGTGAGCTCCAATACTACCACCAtcaccacctcctcctcatcAGCCCTTAAACCAGGCCTTAACTGTCCCTCCATACCAAAGCCTCCATTACTGGCCCCGGGTCAAATACCCAATGGCAAGGGCCACCTCACGGTCCACTCTGACAAGAAGCaggacagcagcagcagtgccAGTAGCAGACGTCACGTTAACAAGAAAGTGACAG AACGCGAGTTCAATCCAGATGTCCACTGTGGCGTTGTGGATATGACAGCTCGGAAACCATGCACAAGATCTCTAACATGCAAG ACACATTCCTTAAGCCAGCGGAGGGCGGTGCCAGGGCGGAGGAAGCGCTTTGACACATTACTGGCAGAGCACAAGAACAGAGCAAGGGAgcgagaaagggagagagaagtCCACCAAACCCATTCTCAGCAAACCCCCCCTCTCAGGGACACACACCCCTCCTCGCACCTCACCACTGCCCATGACCCCCATCAGGTGTCTCATGGCAACGGACCCGCCCTAGACGTCACTAAGCCTTTGCCACTCGGAAAGCCTAAATTTCACAGCCCTGGTCTTCCACG ACTAAACAGCAGTCATGGAGGTGGTACCCCCGGAGACCCTGCAGTAGTCCATGAGTCACCACACCATCCACAAACTGCCCCAGATGGTTTTTCACGACCCTCCAGTGATGAGGGCGAGAACGAGGAGCGGGAGGAGAACGCTGACAAATTGGACTGTCACTATTCAGGTTATCACCCTCGACCGGCAGCT TACTGTACCTTTGGAAGCCGACTGTTTGGGAGGGGTTGTTACTCCTTTGACCGGCGATGGGACAGAGTGCGATGTGCTCTAACCACAATGATGGACAAACACGTCAACTCTCAGATGTGGAA GAAAATCCCCTTGGCCTTGGAGAACTCCTCCTCTGTTGCACCTACCCATAGGACAAGCACAAATTATCACGGTAGCACTCCCTCTTCAGGCTTCCTGGGCCCCCCTGCCACCTTGCCCCAGACTCCCTATAGCCAATCCTATGAGGGCAAGTCAGTGCTCTCCTATGGGACCACCTTAAATGCCCGCAGCTCCCCTCAGGGCGGGGCTGAGCACCCGGCCTACGGCACCACGCAGGCCCGACAAGTGTCTTCGTCGCCGCAGATGCCTTCAGCCCACTCgtcctcatcctcttcttcagCTCCCTCCCTTGCCTCAGGCCGGGCGCTCAAGTCCCGTTCCTCTAGCAGCAACACTACCAAGTCAGCATCGTCCTTCAGGCCCAAAGAGATCTCCTCTGGCTCCACCACACCTGTCATCCCTAACTCGACTAGTGGGGGCAGCAGTGGAGCCAACAGTAACAGTAGCAGCACGAGCTTCAGCTcggggaagaagaggaagaacagctctctcctctcttcatcacACGGCTCCTCTGAATCCTCCTCTAATGCCAactactcttcctcctcctcc tttcaaaAGAACTGTGCAAATGTCGGCAGCTCAGGGAGCACTTACCACCACAGCTCACTAGGACCTTCATCCTCATCGTCATTATCCTCCTCCCATAGTGGAGTCCACAGCGTGGGGCTTAACTGTGGCCCCACCGTGCGGACCAACTCCCTTAGTCTCAAGGCTGAGCCTTCCGGAGGTTCAGCTGGTGGCTCCTCAGGGCCACCAGCAAGAGGGCCTCCGTCAGGCAGCCCAGCAGAGTCCATCAAGCGCATGAGTGTGGTGATGAACAGCAGTGACTCCACCCTCTCCCTGGGGCCATTCGTCCACCACCAGTCCTCATCTTCATCTGACCACCACACCAGCTTCAGCCACCACTCCTCAGATGGACGCCTGGAGGGAAAGAAGCGCAAAAACTCTCCTGCCTCCAGCAGTGTTAATAGTGGAGGTGGGGGAGGAGGGCTTGGAGGAGGGGGGCCAGGACCAGGTAGATCCAAGGTGGCCAAGTCGCCTGCAATTAACAACATCCATGGGAAGCATGGGCGGAGCATTCCAGGGACGCCGGGGCTCCCCAACAACTCTCATTTACATCAG CCAAAGGCTCGTCCTTGA